In the Brettanomyces nanus chromosome 1, complete sequence genome, CGCAGTCTCCGCCTCTATCAGGATCCAGTTCAAATGTATAGAAAAAGCCCTCCGATGTTACCACCATGATCAGCAGAGCATTTTTATGAGCGAGGTCGGCCCCCGCATCTGCAGAATTAGTATCGTCCTCTCGTAAATAATTTGCTGTCATGCCTCCAATTCCAACGATTGTCGAAGTGTCTTTGGAGGCGGGAACTTTGAGGGATGCAAAATGGCGGTTGGGCTCCAAAATCGAAGAGAAACGCGGTGGCAGGTATCCGCCCATTTTCTCCGCCGCCTTGCGGCCCAAACTCTGAGACGTGCGTCGTAGCATTCGCGCCACGGACCGCCGCGACGAATCTACAACAGGTTCCATTTTTAGGCTGTTAGAGCTGCCTGACGAGGTTCCCGAAGAGGTTGATTTCTTGCGCTCAAGACTGTCCGGTAGGGGTTCGAGGACATCGTAGGCCTCAATGCAGTCGTCGTCGTCAAGAACATTTTCTGAATCGTCGGAGGAGCCGTCAGACTCGGCGGATACAGACCCAGCGGATCCAGTGGATTCAGTGTATCTGGTGGATGCGGTCCCCGTCAGATGCGTGAACGCTTCAGCTGAACCCCCAGCGCTCCCCCTTCTGCGGCTTCTGCGGCGCTGCGTATTGATCAACTCCTCTTCGCCCAAGCGGAAGATGTGTACAGTCTCGGTGGCAGAACTGGCCACCACAAAGCGGTTATCCTCACTGAACGCCAACGAGTAGATTTTGGTGGGATATGTTCCCCGACGGAACTGGTAGAGCTTAATGCCGCGCTCCACGCTGAACACTCGTATGATGGTTCCCTTGTCGCTGGCCGTTGCCAACAAAGTTCCATCGCGCGAAAGAGCAATGGCCGCGAGCTTTGTTTTATGGCCCTCTATGACGCTAATGGGCTGAAGCGTTTCACAGTTGAACACCACCACATCTCCGCGGCGTAGTTGAGACGTGGCGGCCCCATTCCTCCCGTGAACACCGTCCTTATTTCCCCTACCACCGCTACCAGTAGCACCGGCCGTAGCTTCCACTATGGAACTCCCGCTACCACCGACGTCCAAAATCCCATTACCCGCGCTGATGATGCCGCCGGTGTTGCCACTGCTAATGCTGATACCACCATCACCCACGCCACCGCCAGATGAATTTTTTACTCCCTGTTTGACGTCTCCGATGGCCGCCACTCGCGGTGGAGAAGGATATGCCAAATAATTGTGATCGGTTGAAGCGGAAAGAGCCACCaatccagaagaattggcGGGGATTTCCACTGTGTGTAGTAAGCGCATATTGTTTATATCATAGATGTAAATGGTGGTCTCTAGTAAGACAATCAGCCGCTCGCGGTTCATCTTGACAGCTAAAATAGTGTTCGGAAAAGTGAGTTCGCAAATTGTGGTCTGCCGCTTTGTGTTGATTACTCTTAGTCGTCGCGGCGAAAGCGCATCTTGTTCGCCTGTTCCGACAAGCGCTAATAGTGACGATGTGAAGAGCATCTCCACGATTTCAAAGCTTCCATCGCGGTACTCGTAACATTGGCCAAACGGCTCGCAGTTGTAGACACGGTAGCCATCGTTATAGCCGACAGAGATGCAGGAGAAGTTCTGGTTGAAGTTCGCAAAGCTAAGTTTGGTGGAGGCGGCTACAGCGGAAGAAGGACTGTTTTGTGTAGACGAGTTTCCCAACAACTCAGCCGCCATATTTCCCGATAAGTTTTTCGACGAGTTATCCGACAAGTTTCTTGACGTGTTATCCGACAGGTTTCTGGATGTGTTATCCGACAAGGTTCTAGATGAGCTCTCTGACAAGTTTCCCGACAGCTTGGTGTCCACATTAATTGAACCGCTAGAAGACATAGTTTAATCGGATAATTTACCTATCAAACAATACTACGAAGCTCAAACACAAGATGAACAATGGCTGCTTGGAAATCAGCAGCTTGCCACGTAGATCGATCTATCTATGTATAGACCAAATGTTGAGCTGGTGTACGGGTTTATCTAGGTACTGTTATACTGGTGTACTGATGTACCGATGTCCACCGAAGAGCGTCAAATAGGCACTCGTGGGATAACTATAGCTCTATAAAGAGATAACACCTAAAATCTGGCTGCATAGATTATTAATTAAGAGACACGTTAACTATATCAATGTACCGGACTCTAGTCATTTCATATTGGTCGGCGTCGTTTTCAAAACAACTAGGGTTTGTCGAGCCGGTGGTCGGCCTTCGACCCGTTGGTCAATAATCGACCCGCCTATCGACTTCTAACTCCACTGAATGCATCTATCTACGACCAAGGATTCTGTTCTTCATTCGTCGTCCAAGTCTTGTGAGCAATGGTTCCAGGAACAGCGAGCGATTTAAATAGATTGGAGGCCCTGCTCTGATCCTCGAACTGTTTCTGGGCTGTCACTGAGTCACTCATGGCACCTACCGAATCCCCAATGGCACCTACCGGGTCACCCATGGTACCTACCGGGGCTCGCGTAGAGCCACCATTACTGGTGTCTACTCCTTCATCCAACCCTTCCAACCCTCCATACTTATCCACAAGATTGTCCAAGTCATCCTGAACATCAACGGGTAAATTAGGCTGATATTTCTTGACCTTTTGCTCATTAACTGATTCCAAATCCACTCCATACTGATGTAATAGCTGTAAGTAGCCCGGTAAAGCTACCGGGAACGCCTGGCCAACATTCAAAAAcaccttctctttctcagaCACGTAGTATAGACCCCTACGGTTTTTGGCTTCAAATGGATACGTCTTCAACCATTTTTTGAGCTCTTTAGACACCTTCTGTTCATCCACCTCGTAATTATAGTTCTTCATACAGTTCACCAATTGGGTAGAGTTGAGTCTACCAAAGTCTGAAAGAGTCTCTTTTAGACTAGGCAAATCTTTGATCGCTGTCATGACTTGTAGCCATTGTAATAACTCAATGGCTGGCTCTAAAAGCACTTGACCAATTTTATACAGCGAATTGAAGTAGAAAGTGGCATCTGAAGGGTCAAAAGAGTTACCCTTGAACCTGGCTACACCGTTAATACGAACTCCttgttctccttcaaaCAAATCATCCGGATACTTCGAATTATGGAAGTTCACGTCACTTGTCTTCGTTGTTATAATATTATTTGTTCTCAACCAGTCCTGGATATAGGACAAATTAAGCCGAATCTGCATGGCTTTTGCTCTAGAACAGTACTTTTTGTTGGCAATCACTCTATTAAACACAGAGCTACCCAACCAGTACAAAACACTACTGAAGCATTGCTGTTTGATCTCATCGTTTATGTGGAAAAGCTCCAAAACATAGAGAAGAGCACCCAATGTTTGAATTACCTTCAATGGAGATGGTTTCATCTGCTCTTCTAAAGATGGTGGATACAACATATCCAAGATCTCCTGATAAGTAGTCTTCTTGACTGGTTTATGCTTCCCCCCAAAGAGTCTCCAGCTGTTCCTTTTGTACACAATGTCCAAATCTGGAACGCTAGAGTAGTCCAATAGGCATGGTTCTAGTATAGACTCAAGTCTACTGTCTAATGTGAACGCTAGTTGTGCTATTAGAGGCTGGAATGTTGACACAAGAGTCTGTACGAGTCGTGGATACTTTCTAATGAACCCACAAACGTCTCTACTCATGAAATAGTAAAGATTGTTTAGACAGCCTAgccaatatccaatggAGACGATATCTGCAGGTGGATTGTTGGAGTCTAGACCCGGTTTTGAGGCAGAGGTTGAGGATGAGGGGAAAACAACTCCACTTTTCGTCCCTGTGGCAGTTCTGATACGAGTCAGAAAAAAATCCATAAGAGTATCGACAGCCTCAACGTTATTCATAACGTTATCAGCATATCTAAGACACATAAATACTACTGTAGAGGCATATATGGGCTTCGAAGGGTATTTCTGAGCCAATGAAAACACGTAATCAATGGTAATGGTAACACTATCGTCTGTCACTTTCAGACACTGTTTTGGAAGAACTACATTGAAGTCAAATTCGTCCCAAGACATTGAAACGTCCAAAAATGATGACGAATCATCCACAAACCTTGCCGAATTCGGACTACTCGATCTAGTTTCATGTCTATCGTCTTTCAATGCCAAAGAAGCCATTCCAGAGGTCTGAAGCTTCATTTGGGCCTTAAAAGTAGCCTCTTTATCGTCCTCTGAGCCTGAGAAAAGGTCTTTCCGGTAAAATCCAGACTTTTCTGACAACTCTGATGGCTTATCAAGATACTTATGTGTCTTATAAAACTCATAAAGTGTCGTTCCAGGCTTCACAAGTTCCACAGCGTTCTTCTTTGTGTCTCCAGGCTTCAATAAAGGATCAGAACCAGCTCCAATCAAAGTCTCAGCAACTCCGTCAAAATCTAAGTACGTTGCCCACATTACAGGTGTCCAGCAGACACGACGATCAGGTAGATTGGCATCTGCTCCTAAGCTGAGAAGTAGATTAACACAGTCCTTCTGATTGAAACAAGTCGCATAGATCAAAGGGGTGAATCCTTGAGAGTCTACCTTGTTAACTATTGAGGTGTCACCATCTCCGATCAACTCCTTGGCGTCGAATACGTCGTTGTTCGCACAAGCAACACATAGTCTTACTATGCTGTCCTTGTTGTCCCCCATCATACTAAGAGCCTTTTTGGCCCCCATTAAAATAGCATAGTTCGCATCCCCTGAGAGAATCTTAGACCCAAGTGCATTCCACGGGTCCATAATTGCCGTTGCTTGATGAATAACAGACGATTGAACTCGAAGACCAAAGTCCAAAACCTCGTTGTTTTGTTACATCCGTGCACTGGTATGCATCCGTGCACCGGCTAGAAGGACATCCGGCACTAGTTATTCAGCAGCTCACCACTCATCATCTTAGTCAACCCCAGTCCACCTTCCCCACTCCTCTAAACGACTCAACATCATGTCACTTGACCTTCGTCTTCGGTCGAAACTTTCCCTATCACAGCCTCTTACGTCAGCTTCATCTACAAATTCTAGATCGAGGGCATCCAGCCTATCGTCATTAATATACAGCTTAAAGCCGGAAACCGTCTCTTGGCCAAGACTAAGGGCTATCAACGATGCCGTTTATAACCGGAATGCTCGAATTCTACACGGAGATCCCATTGCTATGACGGCTTCTGATAGACGTATTGCCATAGCCACATCCAAAGGCTACATTTTCGTCTATCAAATACAGCCTCAACAACTCTACAcccaattaggaaactCTCGCTTATCCTCTACAACCATTACATCTCTCAGCTTCTCTCTAGATTCCACTTATTTGGCTGTCGGTTATCACGATGGCCATATCTTACTATGGGACCTTTCTAACTCTGAAAATCCTCTTCTAACTATTCAGCCAGTCCATCAAGATATCCCAATCATCCAATTGGCCTTCATGGCTGCTCGACATACCGCTCTAATAAGTATTGATGAGTCCGGTGTTATGGTTTCTCATCAAGGTGGCCGTACACTGATTGGTTACTACTCCCGTCCAACAATAATGATGGGTGATTTGACTAATCACGTGCCTTTTGATCACGTGATCCTTGGTTTCTCTGCTCTTCCTGTTGGTTCTCGAAGTCAGTTGACAGACTCTATGGGGGTTATGGCCATATTAACAGCCGATGCACTTGTTGTGGTATCAACCTTGCCCGATCTACAGACATATTTCAAGGTTAAACGACCTAAATCGACCGATATTTCGAAAGGTCTTTGTGGTAATGTAGCGTGGTATCCAGCTACCAGTGCGAGTAATGACTCAACTTCCTTCAATCCTCCATATATTGCATACAGTTGGAGCAATAGCTTGACTTTGTTTGAGGTTTACAGTGAAACTATTGCAGACAGTTCTGGTAAAGAGTCGGTTATATTGAAGTTTGAAAATAGACGACAATGGCAATGTACGGAGCCTATAATGAGTCTTCAATGGTTAAATTCAAAGATTATTACTGCTCTCACAAAATCTCAGCGACTTATCTttattggaagaaataATTTGAAGGTATTATCGACTGTAGACATGATTTCCAAACATATTAAAGCCTCTACGGTATTTGAAGACAACGGTATGGGTCTTTTAACATCCAATTATACTCATTCCTTTAAAGCTCTTAAGTCAAGCGTGTTTGTTTTGGGAAAAAGTTGCTTCTATGTTGGAATTCTAAATGACTGGGCCGATGAATTGTTCTCTGCACTCAAAGATGGCCATTATATTGAAGCCTTGGACGATGCCAGACGCCAGTATGATGGAGACTGTGACTTGGCGTTACTTGGTTTGCCTcaggatgatgatgtgCGGCATAAGTTGATGCGTAGTCATATCACTCGGCTTCTAGAGGCTTCTCTGAACTATGTATTCAGTCAGGAAGCAGCGACTTTAGAGGACCTAAGTGACTTTTTACTTACTGCTCTAACCACATGTGCTAGTACTAATGACTCTGGTGGCTCTAGTGATGTCTATGACACTCTATACGAAAAGTACGCCGATTATGGCCATGAATCAATGTTTTTCGACATTCTAGAACCCCAACTTCTCAATGGACAGATCAGAACACTTCCACCTGCTGTTCTCAAACGGCTTGTCGAGTACTATATTTCTCAGAGCAAAGAGGCAGTACTAGAACAGCTACTCTGCAAGTTAGACCTCACTCAGTTGGATATGGATCTAACTATACGACTCTGTAAGAAGCACCAGCTTGTAGATACGCTCGCATATATCTGGAACGTTCTGATGGCTGATTATATTACTCCGGTAATGGATGCTATAAAGAGTATCGTCCAGAGTTCTGACTGTGACATAAAGTACATCTACACCTACATTTCATACATTCTTACTGGTCGTCAGTATCCTACAGACAATCCAATAGATTCAGAATATGTTGTGTCTTCAAAGCTCAACATCTATTATCTTTTATTTAATGGTGCAGCAATTAGTTACCCTCCAAATACGGCTGTTCTTCACGTAAACGATTTCGATGATCCTTCGTTTCCGTATTTGACGGCATTGCTTCATCACGACTCGTTCCGGACGCTTTCTAGTCTCAACGAGGGCTTCGAAGATGACTTattgaatgatgatgaggtgTTGATTACATCGAAGTCTCAATACCAGCTTAAAGTCAATAGGCAGTACATTGTAGATGTGCTTTTAGGTATTTACAGGCAAGACAACGATAGTTTCACCGTCAGAGATAGAACATTTTTGGCCATATTCGTTGCCAGAAACTGTCCCAAATATCCACAGTTTATCAGACTTTCTGATTCCGTACTTGATGAGGTCATAGAACACCTTTGTTCTTACTCAGACGAGAAGCTCAAGGGTGAATGTGAACTTAGTCTTCAGAGCTTACTTTCTGTATATAAGCCAGCCAAGTACGATACCTTGGTGGTTATGCTTGAGAAGTGTGGGTTCTATAACGCTTTACTTAGCGTGTATCGGAACGAGAATAGATATCTCCAGATTTTGGAAGTCTGGATAAGTCAAATGAAAAGTGATTCACAGTCGCAAGAAGTTACTTTTTTCCAGTCGTTACCTTCGTTGGTGAAGGAGTCGCTCAATAAGACATCTGTAGTTAATAGGCTTCAGATAGAGACGTTAATTAAGGAGAATTTTCAGTTATTCATCAAGGATTATCCTGAAGAAATGGCCGAGTTGTTTTCATTACAATGTCCGTTGCTCAATGAAGGTGTTATGACCGTTTATGATGACTCATGTAAGTATTTGTACCTTCGAAAGGTGATTTCCATGGAACTTTCGGGAGGATTGCCCTACAAATTGGATAATGCGTTCAATGTGGAGTATGCAAAAATGTTGAGACGGTTTGACCATGATAAATTGGCCCGATTTGTTGTTGAAATGGGCGAGAATGACGAGATTCGTGCATTTCTAGACGAGTACAATGAAGTTGAGATTGCTGTGGAGCTTCTTATCGAAGAGGGAGAATTACAGCAAGCTATTTCGAAGACTGTGAAGACAATAGAATCGTTGGGCCAGAAAATGGTCCAAAGTGGCTACGATGAACTGATTTCAAAGCgtcttttccatcttttGGATCTTGGATTCAAAGCGTTGAAAACGGCTGATAATACTGTGTCTATTGGGGATAGTGATCTCACGTTGAATGAGACTTTGCTGCTACATTTGATAGAAACATCGGTCAAGTTATTCGTCAAAGACGCAGATGCTTCCAATGATGTGCTTAACACATTTAAGAGACTCACTCAGCAAACCTTCACGTCTGCTATTTCAGAAAAGCAAGACTGCTCGGATTCGTTCCTTAAGGTATTTTATTCGTTTCTTAAAAGATCATCTTTGCAGGTGACGACACTTGGAGATGTTCGACCTGTGTTGAACGAGATTTTCTTATCGTATTCCCATGATGAGGTGATTCTCAAACTCATTCTTAAACTTCTAAACGACGATATTTACCAGGATCTGGTTAATTTGGAGTTGTTGAGAAGACGCGGATGGTCACCTGTTCACCTTGAATGTGAAGTATGTGGAAAGAAAGTATGGGGTGCTCAGATGAGTTTTGCTAACTACGATGAATGGCAGGATCACAGGCTGAAAGAGGGGGGAAACGGTAGTTCTGAGGaccttcaacttcatgTCTTCCAATGCCGTCATACTTATCATACAAAATGCCTAGAAAATATGGGGGTCAAGGATAATAATAAGTATTGTATAATATGTAAAAACGAGTGAGGTTATCTAGAAAGAGTACTTAGTATGTGCAGCACCGTAATACCTACTGACTTGTCTCATCCATCCAATCAAGCGTGTATCTGATGCCTTGTTCTATACCAACATTAGGCTTGTAGCCTAAGATCTTTCTGGCTTTAGAGATGTTGTGGTATCTATAAGCACAGACAACCTTGACTCTGAATGGAGTAAGACCGGGTTCTTTGCCTATCAAGCCACAGAAAAACTCGGATAAATAACCAATAATGATAGCAACAGGTCTGTTGAGAACAATATTGAAGTTGTCGACATGTCCATCGGCCTTCCAGACGGTTCTAGCCAAATTCCAGAAGTATGTAGGAGCATCGTTAGTAATAAagaatttttcaccagCCACAGAGTCACGAGAATCAGGATCAAGTAGCTTCTGGGCAGCCAGAACGTGCGCATCAGCTACGTTACCGACATAAGTCCAATCAAATAGGTTGTCGTTGTTACCAACTTGAAACTTGGTCTGtccatttttcaatacCTGTCTCAAGCCGGGAACTAACTGTCTATCACCGGGACCAAAAATACCAGCAGGTCTAAGAGAAACCGTGTAGAAGTTTTCAGTTGGTGAGTTGGCCTTTAAAACCATCTCCTCGGCCAATGCTTTAGTCTCATTATAGGCATCCATTGGGACCTCTGGAATGGGCCATGATTCATCAGCATTATGGAGGTCCTGgccattgaagatgacaCCAGCCGACGACGTATAGACGAGATAATTGACGTGGCTTGCTTTGGCACAGGCAATCAGGTTTCTGGTACCTTGAATGTTGACCTTCTCATAGATCTCTCTAGCCATACCTGCTATTGGAGAAGCAGAGTGCACGATGACAGTTGGATGGCATTCTTTAATGGCCCTGGTAACATCCTCCTTAGAAGAGAGGTCCCCCACGACGCAGTGAATCTTTGCAGGATCGAAGGTGAAGTACTTGGAGATCTTTTCAGGTAAAGGTCTGATATCAAAGACGCTAATTTGTGGTCGAGGATTGACTTCATAAAATTGTTGAATAAGGTGAAGGCCAAGGAAGCCTGAGCCACCGACGAGCATAACAGAATCGAGGGACATTATAGGTGGTAAGTGTTGAGAAGACAGTATGAAAGTCGAATGAAGATCGATGATatagaaggaagaaaatactTGATCACCCGATTAAGTGGTCGTTTGGCTCGTATGGGCGGGAAGGGGGGGGGTGCGAGAAAGTTACGGGGTGCCACTGGGTGCCACTGGGGGTGGGCAGAGGGCCTTTGGTCTACGGGTTCGAGGGAATATCATGGGAGTACCGCGAGGGACGAAAAGCCGCGGAAAGTCACGTGCCATTGTGCAGACTCGACCCTTTTGGACATCCCTTGAAGACATTGAAATCATATAAAGCTACATTTCCCCCCTAGACATCAGAGATAACAGTTAACTCACAGCATGACTTCATTCGTGGTCCCGAGACATCCTAGCTGCCGAGTCCTCATACCGAGCCAGCGCGCTTAACCCATTTAGGAAATTCTATTCCCCACAAcataaaatttttcacttaGTCATCGTTGtaaccttctttcttcatctacCAATTCACAAATGTCCGATCAACCTCAAAAGCTATGGGGAGGACGGTTTACGGGAGCCACTGACCCTTTAATGGATCTCTACAATGCTTCGTTACCTTACGATAAGAAAATGTATGCGGCTGATTTGGAAGGAACCCGAGTCTACACTATGGGACTTGAGAAGCTCGGTTTATTGACTTCTACAGAGTTGACGGAGATTCACCGAGGATTGACCCAGATCAATGATGAATGGATTTCGGGAAAATTTGAGGAGAAGCCgggagatgaagatattcaCACTGCAAATGAAAGAAGGTTGGGAGAGATCATTGGCCGTCATATTGCAGGAAAGGTCCATACCGGACGGTCTAGAAATGATCAGGTTGCCGTCGATATGCGTCTCTTTGTTCGAGGAGAGTTAACTAAGGTATCCAATCATCTCAGAACATTGATTCAGACACTGATCAAGCGTgcagagaaggagattgattACCTAATGCCTGGTTATACTCATTTACAGAGAGCTCAGCCTATCAGATGGTCCCATTGGTTAAGTATGTATGCCACGTACTTTACCGAGGACTATAAACGGCTTCAGCAGGTCATTGACAGACTTAACGTGTGTCCTCTTGGAGCCGGTGCCATTGCTGGACATCCATATGGTATTGACAGAGAGTTTATTGCCAAAGAGTTAGGCTTCAAAGGAGTCATTGGCAACTCTATGGCTGCAGTGAGTGACAGAGACTTTGTTATGGAGACGTTATTTTGGATCTCGTTGTTTATGAATCACATCTCACGTTTTAGC is a window encoding:
- a CDS encoding uncharacterized protein (BUSCO:EOG0934327M), translated to MDPWNALGSKILSGDANYAILMGAKKALSMMGDNKDSIVRLCVACANNDVFDAKELIGDGDTSIVNKVDSQGFTPLIYATCFNQKDCVNLLLSLGADANLPDRRVCWTPVMWATYLDFDGVAETLIGAGSDPLLKPGDTKKNAVELVKPGTTLYEFYKTHKYLDKPSELSEKSGFYRKDLFSGSEDDKEATFKAQMKLQTSGMASLALKDDRHETRSSSPNSARFVDDSSSFLDVSMSWDEFDFNVVLPKQCLKVTDDSVTITIDYVFSLAQKYPSKPIYASTVVFMCLRYADNVMNNVEAVDTLMDFFLTRIRTATGTKSGVVFPSSSTSASKPGLDSNNPPADIVSIGYWLGCLNNLYYFMSRDVCGFIRKYPRLVQTLVSTFQPLIAQLAFTLDSRLESILEPCLLDYSSVPDLDIVYKRNSWRLFGGKHKPVKKTTYQEILDMLYPPSLEEQMKPSPLKVIQTLGALLYVLELFHINDEIKQQCFSSVLYWLGSSVFNRVIANKKYCSRAKAMQIRLNLSYIQDWLRTNNIITTKTSDVNFHNSKYPDDLFEGEQGVRINGVARFKGNSFDPSDATFYFNSLYKIGQVLLEPAIELLQWLQVMTAIKDLPSLKETLSDFGRLNSTQLVNCMKNYNYEVDEQKVSKELKKWLKTYPFEAKNRRGLYYVSEKEKVFLNVGQAFPVALPGYLQLLHQYGVDLESVNEQKVKKYQPNLPVDVQDDLDNLVDKYGGLEGLDEGVDTSNGGSTRAPVGTMGDPVGAIGDSVGAMSDSVTAQKQFEDQSRASNLFKSLAVPGTIAHKTWTTNEEQNPWS
- the ARG4 gene encoding argininosuccinate lyase (BUSCO:EOG09341Q37), producing MSDQPQKLWGGRFTGATDPLMDLYNASLPYDKKMYAADLEGTRVYTMGLEKLGLLTSTELTEIHRGLTQINDEWISGKFEEKPGDEDIHTANERRLGEIIGRHIAGKVHTGRSRNDQVAVDMRLFVRGELTKVSNHLRTLIQTLIKRAEKEIDYLMPGYTHLQRAQPIRWSHWLSMYATYFTEDYKRLQQVIDRLNVCPLGAGAIAGHPYGIDREFIAKELGFKGVIGNSMAAVSDRDFVMETLFWISLFMNHISRFSEDLIIYSSGEFHFVSLADAYSTGSSLMPQKKNPDSLELLRGKSGRAFGSLAGFMMSMKGIPSTYDKDMQEDKEPLFDAMTTVEHSILIATGVISTLKANNRDMEAALSMDMLATDLADYLVLKGVPFRETHYISGECVRAAEESHLSGIDQLSLDQFQKIDKRFGPDVFQTFDFERSVEKRDATGGTAKIAVLKQLHQLQQYLS
- the ERG26 gene encoding erg26, C-3 sterol dehydrogenase, with protein sequence MSLDSVMLVGGSGFLGLHLIQQFYEVNPRPQISVFDIRPLPEKISKYFTFDPAKIHCVVGDLSSKEDVTRAIKECHPTVIVHSASPIAGMAREIYEKVNIQGTRNLIACAKASHVNYLVYTSSAGVIFNGQDLHNADESWPIPEVPMDAYNETKALAEEMVLKANSPTENFYTVSLRPAGIFGPGDRQLVPGLRQVLKNGQTKFQVGNNDNLFDWTYVGNVADAHVLAAQKLLDPDSRDSVAGEKFFITNDAPTYFWNLARTVWKADGHVDNFNIVLNRPVAIIIGYLSEFFCGLIGKEPGLTPFRVKVVCAYRYHNISKARKILGYKPNVGIEQGIRYTLDWMDETSQ
- a CDS encoding uncharacterized protein (BUSCO:EOG0934048N), whose amino-acid sequence is MSLDLRLRSKLSLSQPLTSASSTNSRSRASSLSSLIYSLKPETVSWPRLRAINDAVYNRNARILHGDPIAMTASDRRIAIATSKGYIFVYQIQPQQLYTQLGNSRLSSTTITSLSFSLDSTYLAVGYHDGHILLWDLSNSENPLLTIQPVHQDIPIIQLAFMAARHTALISIDESGVMVSHQGGRTLIGYYSRPTIMMGDLTNHVPFDHVILGFSALPVGSRSQLTDSMGVMAILTADALVVVSTLPDLQTYFKVKRPKSTDISKGLCGNVAWYPATSASNDSTSFNPPYIAYSWSNSLTLFEVYSETIADSSGKESVILKFENRRQWQCTEPIMSLQWLNSKIITALTKSQRLIFIGRNNLKVLSTVDMISKHIKASTVFEDNGMGLLTSNYTHSFKALKSSVFVLGKSCFYVGILNDWADELFSALKDGHYIEALDDARRQYDGDCDLALLGLPQDDDVRHKLMRSHITRLLEASLNYVFSQEAATLEDLSDFLLTALTTCASTNDSGGSSDVYDTLYEKYADYGHESMFFDILEPQLLNGQIRTLPPAVLKRLVEYYISQSKEAVLEQLLCKLDLTQLDMDLTIRLCKKHQLVDTLAYIWNVLMADYITPVMDAIKSIVQSSDCDIKYIYTYISYILTGRQYPTDNPIDSEYVVSSKLNIYYLLFNGAAISYPPNTAVLHVNDFDDPSFPYLTALLHHDSFRTLSSLNEGFEDDLLNDDEVLITSKSQYQLKVNRQYIVDVLLGIYRQDNDSFTVRDRTFLAIFVARNCPKYPQFIRLSDSVLDEVIEHLCSYSDEKLKGECELSLQSLLSVYKPAKYDTLVVMLEKCGFYNALLSVYRNENRYLQILEVWISQMKSDSQSQEVTFFQSLPSLVKESLNKTSVVNRLQIETLIKENFQLFIKDYPEEMAELFSLQCPLLNEGVMTVYDDSCKYLYLRKVISMELSGGLPYKLDNAFNVEYAKMLRRFDHDKLARFVVEMGENDEIRAFLDEYNEVEIAVELLIEEGELQQAISKTVKTIESLGQKMVQSGYDELISKRLFHLLDLGFKALKTADNTVSIGDSDLTLNETLLLHLIETSVKLFVKDADASNDVLNTFKRLTQQTFTSAISEKQDCSDSFLKVFYSFLKRSSLQVTTLGDVRPVLNEIFLSYSHDEVILKLILKLLNDDIYQDLVNLELLRRRGWSPVHLECEVCGKKVWGAQMSFANYDEWQDHRLKEGGNGSSEDLQLHVFQCRHTYHTKCLENMGVKDNNKYCIICKNE